The Gordonia mangrovi genome includes the window GCCGGTTGTCCGGGCGCAGAACGGGCATTCGAAATCCATGAACTCGACCACGGTGAGCGGGGCGTCGACCGGCCCGCGCACATGGTCGACCTCGGGGTCGACGGGCGGGTCCAGGGTGATGGGCAGGTCGGCGGTCGTCTCGCCCCATTTCACCCGGGCACGGGTGAAGATCAGCCAGCCCAACGCGGCGGCAAACACCATCGCCAGCAGCACACCGACGGTGGCCTCGGCTGCCTGGGTGGTGTCGGTGAACGCCAATCCCACGATGAGCAGGGACACGGTGAAGCCGATGCCGGCGAGCGCCGAACCGCCCAGCAGGCTGCCCCGTCCGACGCCCTCGGGGAGCCGGCCGAGTCCGGCACGCACCGCCAGCCAGGCGCCCAGCGAGATGCCGAGGAACTTGCCGAGCACCAGGCCCGCGACCACACCCCACGTGATGGTCGAGGCGAACGCATCGGTCAGCACGCCCCCGCCCAGGGCGATACCGGCGTTGGCGAGCGCGAACACCGGCACCACGAACAGCGACACCGGGGCCCGCAGCACATCGTGGAGTCGCTGGTTCACCGAGATCGATCGGGCCAGTCCGCTGCGGGCGGTGCGCGCGACGGTGGCCTCCGGTGACTGCCAGTAGTCGCGGAACAGCGCCTTGGCCGACTCGACGTGGCCGCGCTCGGTCGCGCGTGCCGGCACCAGCAGACCGGCCGCCATCCCGGCGAGCGACGGATGCACCCCCGACGCCAGCGTCGCCGCCCACACCACCACGACGAGCGTGACGTACGGGGCGCTGCGCCAGACCGTGGTCCGCGACAACAGCCACAGCCCGACGAGACCGGCGATCGCGATCGCCAGCGCGACGATGTCGAGGTCGTCGGAGTAGACGACACCGATGATGGAGACCGCGAGGAAGTCGTCGACCACGGTCAGCGTCAGCAGGAACACGCGCAGTTGGTTGGACAGCCGCGGGCCGAGGATCGCGAGTGCGCCCAGCAGGAAGGCGGTGTCGGTGCCGACCACGACACCCCAGCCGTCGGCGGCGTCACGGCCGGCGATCAGCAGATAGATCACCGCGGGCACCACCACACCGGACACCCCGGCGACCAACGGCACCATCGCGCGCCGCCGATCGCGCAGCGAACCGACGGAGAACTCCTGACGCACCTCGAGTCCGATGACGAAGAAGAACAGCACCATCAGGCCGTCGTTGATCCAGTGCTGCAGCGACATGTCGACGCCGTGCTCGCCGAAGGACAGCCCCACGTCGGTGTGCCACAGTTCGGCATAACTGTCCGACGGCAGATTGGCCCAGATGAGCGCAATGACGGTGACGGCGACGAGCAGCGCCGCGCTGCCGGTCTCGGTTCGCAGCCAGTCGCTCAACCGCCGTGTCCGCACCACCATCCGGCAACTCCCTTCGCACCGATGACGACCGACACGGCGTCACACCCGATCATCATCGACAACGGCGGGACTCCGCGCATTCCCGATGGCTGCTCAGGCCCAGGTCCAGTCCTGAATGTCGGGGAGGTCCTCGAAGTGTTCGCGGACGTAGTCGTGGTGGAGCGCGAGCCGGCTGCGGCAATGGTCGGCGAGTTCGTCGCTGCGTTCGGGTACGCGACGCGCACGACGCAAGGCCTCGAGGACCAGGTGATAGCGGCTCATCTTGTTGAGCACCACCATGTCGAAGGGTGTGGTGGTGGTGCCCTGTTCGGTGAAGCCCCGCACATGGAATCGGTCGGCGTCCGGCCGCCCGTGCAACAGCTGGTGCACGGCCCGCGGATACCCGTGGAAGGCGACCACCACGTGCCCGTCCTCGGTGAACAGGTCGACGAAGTCGTCGTCGGCCATGCCGTGTGGGTGATCGGCGTGCGGCAGCAACGCCATCAGATCCATCACGTTGACGACACGGACGCGCAGGTAGGGCACCCATTCCCGCAACAGCTGGGCCGCAGCCAGGATCTCTTGGGTGGGCACATCACCGGCACCGACGAGCACGATGTCGGGATCGTCGCCGCTGTCGCCCTCGGTGCCGGCCCATTCCCAGATCGACGCCCCGGCCGCGGCCTGCTCATTGGCCTCCGCCAATGAGAGGTACTGCAGGTGCGGCTGTTTGTCGACGACGATCAGGTTCACGTGGTCGCGGCTTCCGAAGCAGTGCTCGGCGATGGACAGCAGCGAATTGGAGTCGGGCGGCAGCCAGATCCGCGCCACGTCGGACGCCAGCGGCATCACCGCATCGATCAGTCCCGGACCCTGATGGGAGAAGCCGTTGTGGTCGTTGCGCCAGCACGTCGAGGTCAGCAGGATGTTCAACGACGCCACCGGCTCGCGCCAGCTCAGCTGCACTGCGTGCTGCAACCACTTGGTGTGCTGGACGAGCATCGAGGCGCTGATCATCGCGAACGCCTCGTAGGAGGCGAACAGGCCGTGCCGTCCGGTGAGCAGGTAGCCCTCCAACCAGCCCTGACACAGGTGTTCGCTGAGCACCTCCATCACCCGGCCCGACGACGCGAGCTCGTCGTCGAATTCGTTGGTGGGCAGTTGCCAGCACCGATCGGTCACGTCGAACACGGCGTCCAACTTGTTGCTGGCGGTCTCGTCCGGA containing:
- the nhaA gene encoding Na+/H+ antiporter NhaA, whose amino-acid sequence is MVVRTRRLSDWLRTETGSAALLVAVTVIALIWANLPSDSYAELWHTDVGLSFGEHGVDMSLQHWINDGLMVLFFFVIGLEVRQEFSVGSLRDRRRAMVPLVAGVSGVVVPAVIYLLIAGRDAADGWGVVVGTDTAFLLGALAILGPRLSNQLRVFLLTLTVVDDFLAVSIIGVVYSDDLDIVALAIAIAGLVGLWLLSRTTVWRSAPYVTLVVVVWAATLASGVHPSLAGMAAGLLVPARATERGHVESAKALFRDYWQSPEATVARTARSGLARSISVNQRLHDVLRAPVSLFVVPVFALANAGIALGGGVLTDAFASTITWGVVAGLVLGKFLGISLGAWLAVRAGLGRLPEGVGRGSLLGGSALAGIGFTVSLLIVGLAFTDTTQAAEATVGVLLAMVFAAALGWLIFTRARVKWGETTADLPITLDPPVDPEVDHVRGPVDAPLTVVEFMDFECPFCARTTGMWNDVHAHFGDEVRYIVRHLPIYDYHPHAYLAALAAEAAGEQGRFWEMHDLLFANQAQLESEHLFGYAEQLELDVNRFVLDLESAELAGRIADDERSAQASGARGTPTFFLNGRRHRGPHDARTVIAALEENRDAQSAARRRS